In Leptolyngbya sp. NIES-2104, the genomic window TTCCAGTGTCGGGAGCCAAAGACAAGACGCGATTTGAAGGCAAATTCGGCACTTGACCGACGATCGCACCATTGTAAGGATTCACCCGCAGCAGTCCGGTATTCGTTCCGACCCAAATACTACCCGCCGTATCGAAGCCTGTGGAAATCACTTCCTGACCTCGGAGCGAAGTCACCGATCGTAAACGGCGACGATTCAGCGGATCGATTTTGACCAGTCCGCTAGTCGTTCCTGCCCAGAGTGAACCATGTCGATCGAGCGAAAGCGACTGAACCGCTCCTTCATCTAAATTCGAGGTATGTAAAATTCTTGCGCTTGCGGTATCGACTTGCACTAATCCTTCGAGCGTTCCCACCCAAAGCTGACCCTCCGGATCTAACGAGAGCGCATTCGCACTCACGCCCGGTAGATTTTTCAAGGTGGTCATGCGTAACCCTTGATCAGGACTCACGAGCGCTAAACCCGAATCGGTTCCAACCCAGAGAAAGCCACGTCGATCGACTAACAGCGACAAGACGCGATTCGACGGTAGAAATAAATTTTGCGCCGTGACTTGGTTCGTTTTCGGATCGATTCTCCAGAGTCCTTCGCTCGTTCCAACCCAAATTCGACCCACTCGATCTTGAGCGATCGCAGAAATCGGTAGATTCGGCATTTGTGCTCGTGAAATCAATCGTCCGGTATTCGGGTCAATTCTCACCAATCCTTGTGGAGACGCGATCCAGAGATTGCCTTGAAAGTCGCGCTGAAGGGCTGCCACTCGAAAATCGGGTTGAACCTCTTGCGGTAACGGGGGAGCCACCGGAGGCGGAGCAGTCGGCGTAAAGGTAGGAGCCGCGATCGATCTGGGCGCAACGATCATAAGACTCAGGACGACAGAAGCAAACCCGAAGCGATGACACACGGAAGACATAGCCAATCTCGGTAAAAACTGGTTTATTGTGCCTCAGAAGAACGCGATCGCAACGGGGGTAAACGCGGAATTGCAGCCAAATCCACGCTCGATCGACAAAAATTGCTAGAGTGGGAAATGCTCAACCTCATGTGCAGCGACTTGGAACTGAGCCAACCGTAGAAACTCAATTTCTCAATGCAAACTGATCCGATCGTGCAATGCCCCAACTATTTCTGTCAGGCGCTCAATCCCGAAAGCCAGGAGTTTTGTCATCACTGCCAAACGCGGATTCCAAAGCGGTATCTCTGGGCAGTGGGAGCCACCGAGCCACCGGGGACATTGATCGACGATCGCTTTCTCCTCAAATCGGATCAGATTGCGCTTGACACTAAACCAGGACTTCCACCGACCGCGATCGAGATTCCGCCACCGCTTGAGCCTTATTTGCATCTGATGGGAGAACGTCCCGCCATTCCTCAACCGTATGCGGTGACAGGTGGAATTCTCTTTCTAGAATCGGCTCCAATTCATCCGAGTGGGGCGCGATCGCAGCGGGGAGAAGATTTATCCGGGCAATTGATGCCGCGATTAGTGCAAGTGTGGAATTCGAGCAGTGGATTTCGTCAGCTTCATTTTCTGCAACAACTCGCGCAACTTTGGCGATCGCTGGCGATTGAAAAAGCTGCCTCGACGCTGTTAGATCCCGATCTCATCTTTGTAGATGGCGATACCGTCAGAATTTTAGAACTCGATTTCAATTCGGCAACGCTGGCAGATTTAGGAAAATTCTGGTCAACTTGGCAAGCTCAACCTGCGATCGCGGATTTCTTCGAGCAGCTTTGTCAGAATTTGATCCAAGGAACGAGCATCGATGAATTGAATCAGGTGTTGGATGCTGCGATCGCGTCTCAGGCATCTCAACAATCGCGCCAGATTCAAATCGCTACATTGAGCGATCAAGGTCCAAGCCGCCAAACAAACGAAGATGCTTGCTATCCATCGAGCGGAACCAGCGGGAATCAGCCTCTAATCATTGTCTGTGATGGAATTGGGGGACACGAAGGCGGAGAAGTTGCCTCAAATTTAGCGATTCAAACGATCGTTGATGAACTGCGATCGATCGAGCCAAACCACTTGGAATCGAGATTAGAAGAGGCGGTCTGTGCAGCGAATGATGCGATCGCGCAAAAGAATGATGCTGAGCGGCGACAAGAACGGCAACGTATGGGAACGACCGTTGTGATGGGATTGGTTCAAGGACATGAACTATTTCTGACGCATGTGGGGGACAGTCGCGCTTACCGAATTACTCGCCAAGGCTGTTATCAGGTGACACTTGATGATGATGTTGCCTCGCGAGAAGCCCGATTAGGCTATACCTTTTACCGAGAAGCGTTACAGCATCCGTCAGCCGGATCACTCGTACAGGCTTTAGGAATGGGCAGTTCGAGCTATCTGCGCCCAACGGTGCAGCGATTTGTGCTCGATCAGGATTGTGTGTTCTTGCTGTGTTCGGATGGATTGAGCGATAACGATCGCGTTGAAGAATACTGGCAAAGCGAGATCGTACCCATTCTTGATGGAAAAACGAATCCGGCAACGGTAGCGCGACGACTGGTGGAAATTGCCAACACGCAGAACGGTCACGACAACGTAACGATCGGGTTAATCCACTGTCAAACTCGCGAAACTGGAAAATCAACCGTGGTGAAATCGGTCTTAGCAAAACCAACTCAAGTGGTTGTGCCTGCGACTTCTCCACCTGGACTGAGAACCGAACTGCAACCGCGTCGAACTCCTTGGCTAAGAGCCGGATTTGTTCTCCTAGTAATGTTCGGAATTGCAGGTGCGATCGTCGCTCTATTTGCGCCTGAATTAATCGCCCGACTCGGAACGCAAGCCCCAACCACGACTGCTCCAACCGTTCCTCCCGTTCCTGCTTCCCCAGAACCCCTCACCTCTGGAACAATTATCCGCATCGATCAAGCGGGAGCGAGACTCTTCCGTAAACCGGAGGCAACCGGAGCCTTTGTTTCGATTCCGCCTGGAACAGTCTTGCAGGTTGAGACACAACAGCGATCGACTTCTGATGCTGCTCCCTGGATTCGATTGAAGGTCTGTACGGTTCCGGTCAATTTACCCAATGGAGTCAGAATCGGGAATGCGGGGTGGCAACAAGAAGATACGCTTCCGTCTTTTACTCGTCCGACGCTTTCGGCTGAACAGCTTAGAGCCTGTGCCCCGACGAAACCGACCACCCCACCCGCACAATAGACTAAGATTAAAATTCCGGAGTTAACCCACCTGCTGATTCATGTCACCGTCTGAACTTCCCTGTTTAAGTCTCGCGATCGAACGGCTGCGTGCCTCTCAAGCTCAACATTTTGCGATTCATGTGATCGAAGCTCCGTATCGCGGTGGGTACTTATTACGAGATTGTTTGTGGACGGATGAATCAACGCATCATTGGCGATCGTGGCAGGAAATGTTTTCCTCACGCGGTCTTCCGAATGTACCGCACGTTTCGCAAGTAGTGGCTCCTCCAGTAGAAGCGCTCGAACCTCCGATCGGTCAGCCGCTCCCCCGTAGTACCCGGTTGATGCAAAATTTGGGGATTAATCTCTGGCAGTGGCTGTTTGATGGCGTGATTCAAGGAAGTCTCAATCGCAGTCAGGGAATCGCTCAGGGACAAAATAAAGCGCTGAGATTGCGGTTAGATGTGCGCGATCCTGAGCTAATTTCGCTTCCTTGGGAAATTATGCAGAGCGATGCTGGAAAACAGGCAATTTCTCTGAGTCAGCAGCTTTTATTTAGTCGGACTACGAGCGATGTGGACGGGTTGCCTGCTTTGCGATCGGAAACTAGCTTAAACGTGCTGCTCGTTCTCGGACAAGATGCGGCTCCGGATTTACCAAGCGGATTCGATAACCACAAGCGCGATGAATTGAAGCGGCTGAAATTAGAGCAAGAAGCGATCGCATTATCGAGAATTTTACGAGAGCGGCAAGGGGCGAATCGGTTGGCGGCTCCGTGTTTTGTCGATACGCTGTTGCAGCCGACTTCGGGAGAACTCATCGATCGATTAGAAAACGGTCATTATAATGTCTTGTTTTACGCGGGTCATGGGGTTCCCGCTGCGGATGGGGGGTTGCTGTTTCTGCGCCCAAATCAGCCGATGAATGGAACAGAACTCGCGCAAGTTTTAACCCGCTGTCGAGTGAAATTAGCGGTGTTTAATGCCTGTTGGGGAGCGCAGCCAGAAGATCAGGGCGGAAAATCGATTCCCCGGAGTAGTTTGGCTGAGGTGCTGCTGCATCACGGAGTTCCGGCAGTGTTAGCGATGCGGGATTCGATCACCGATGAAGAAGCGCTCAGTTTTATTGCAACGTTCGCGCAGGCGTTGACCGATCGAATGCCGATCGATCAAGCGGTCGCGGTCGCTCGTCAGCATTTACTGACTTTATTTCGGTTCAATCATCAGGCTTGGACGCTTCCCGTTCTATACATGCACCCGGAATTTAACGGGGAATTGATTAAGCCGATCGAGGAAGGCATGACCCAAATTCCGCACACTCCAAGCCAGTTGGGACTGCAAAATCCGGTGGCATCTTTGCGATCGCTAGAAAATTCCAAAGTATGGACGATTCGCGGCGGCATTATGAAAGTCGGCATGAGTGCAGAAAATGATTTGGTTTTAGCAAACGAACCTGGAGTTTCCCGTAGACACGCTGAAATTATTTATCGGAGCGCTGACCAGATGCAGCCGATGTACATTTTGCGGGATTTCTCGCGCTATGGGACTTGGGTTTCGACCGTGAATGGCTGGCAGAAAGTTCACAATTACGAAGTGCCACTTTATTCAGGGGCACAAATCAAGTTTGGCGGGTCGCAGAACTCGATTTTGGAATTTTTGGTATCGCCAGCGGATGGGCGAAATTAAGGATCTACCCTGAGAAATACGGATCTCGATCATAAAGATTTGGAAATTCTAGGCGATTTAGCGTAAATTGATAGGTCAGTTACGGAACTGGCAACAATCGGGTTGAAGCTATAGCCATCAAACACACCCACCCTAGTTCATTACAGATGCGGATTATTGTCATGGCACACGAAGCAGGTTCTTCTAACTCTCTTGAAATGCAGCAGGCGCTTTTAGATGCGTTGCTTGAATCGGAAGCGGTGTCGGTGCAGTCTGACAATGCTGACGTGGTAAAGGTCGAAGTGGCGGAAATTCCCGATAGCGCGATCGCTTATCCTTGGAATCCGGCTGACCGAGAATCGGAATCGTTTTTCAACACGTTAGAGCAGAAGTTTTCGATCGATTCACTTTCCGATGACGAAATTTCGGATCGGGCGGATGCGTTTTTTGCTCATCTCGATTCGCTGTTTGCGGCTCCTACCCTCGAATCGTCTTTGGCTCAGAAGTTCGCGACAGTACCGCAATCGATTCTAAATGCGATCGCTCGTCAAGCTCAGAAACTGGCAGATTCTTCAGCGAATTTGGCGGATCAACTCGTGCTCTGTGTGCAGGAAGCATTGCCGCAGTGGGCAGACGAGGATTTACAAGTATTGGCGCGTCCGTTGGCGTATTCGATGCGGGGCGAGCAACCGGCTGTAAAAGCAACCGATTGGGCGAAATTGTCGGAAACCGAACAGGCGAAATTGACATTAGCGATCGCTCGATATGCGTTGAGTGAAGTTCAGGATTAATCGATTCTTCAGACGTTTGGAAAGCTCCGGATCTTTGCAGAATCCGGAGCTTCTAATTTTTTGACAACTCACGGCAAATTAAAGTGAATTTGATGGATTTTTGCGCTTCGTTGCTCATTCGCCCCGAATTCCATTCCGGGGCGGGACTAAATCGAAGCGAGAAGACTTCTCAAACTCACAACAAATTAAACCGCTGCAACTGAGATTCGATCGCTTTCGGCAACGCTTTCCGCAACTGCGTTTTATCCTTGAACACTAATCGGTTCTGGCTCGGCATATCGAACGGAAATTGTCCCGGCATATCCGATCGTTCCATCTGCACTAGAAGGATTTGATCCGATCGCTTACTTTGTAGCGCGTACCCCATCTCGACACAGACTTTCGGGCTGGGAATTAATAACGGGGGCGTATCGGGAATTTGCGCGATCGTCGTTCCATCGCCGATAAATAAAAGACACTGACGAATCGATCGCATCAAAGAGCTATTTAACCGAATCGCGCCTTCACTCAATCGATGAGATTCTCGTAGCGTAATTGGGAGACGCGATCGACGATTTAGGCTATCAATTACCGATTCGAGTTCATCGCGCAGCAAATCGCCGGAATCTGTAAACTCGGTCTGATATGAAAAGAAGATTTCAGGCTCTAAATTCGCCATCACTTCTTGTTTTGAGAAATAGATTTCGTGGCTCGATAGATCAATATTAGAAATCGCGTAACCGCCACTTCCCTCGATGTAGAATTCAACCACTTCACCTTGAAGATAGCGTTGAAACCACGTTGATTTCTTCACTTCATCGCTATCTTCTAGAAAATCAGCCCTTAATCCCGATTTCAGCAGACTATTTTTGCTCAATCTCAAATCGTGGGGACGTTTTTCAAGTTCCCGAATGGGTTCATACTGTTCCAAATACCACGCCTTCAGCGCAATGATCGCCATGCTGAAATCTGCCTTTTCGTTTAAAAGTACAACAGCACCCAGTTGCCTAATCTCTGAGTGATTTCCTCAAGTAAATCCATTCTAGATAGAGTTGCACAAATTGAACACAAAATAATTTTTAGCGCCAATTTATTGCAGGACTCCCTGGTATGCCAGAAGAGGAAATATCAAATTTCGTGCGTTGGGTGCTGTTGCCGTCGAACGAGACAGATGTAGAGTAAAACAGCGTCTTGACCTCATTGAATTGAACTGGATTTGGCTGTTTGATCTGCCAGGGAAGCAGTTACTTGCTTCAATTTCAAACATACCACTTCGTCCCCAAGAGATCCGCGATCGAGATGAAAGTTTATCGATGTGAGAGTGGCATTCTGCTAGTTTTTCAGAATGTAAATTGATCGATTTAGAAACGTGAATTGCGGGTTTGTTACAAGCGCAATCGATCGCAATAAAAAAGCGGTTAGAGAAACCGCTGCTGTACAAGATTAAATTTAGGTAACTTCTAACAATATTGGCTGATATCTTCGCCACATTCATCCGCCAAATAACACAAAGCACGAAAGCGGAGTGCGACGACTTCATCGTAAAGCGGATTCAATTTGCACATCGGCGGAATGTGGAAAAGTGTCCGACCAAATAATTTTACATCGCGCTCAAACGGACACTGAGCGGGAATGCGTTCTGCTAGAAAATGAGCAAATTTTGAGTCGCGGACTTCAAGATTGTCAAGTTTGCGACGCAGGGGAGCGAGGGGAGCAAATTTAACACGAGTCTGGTGAGGTGTAGCGAGTGGGTGAGCTACCCAACTAGAAAAGGCAATTCTATCGTGACGATCGCGCTCTTGGGCGGAGCCGTCGAGTTTCCGAAAGCTCATGCTGAAACGTTCCTCGAACTGTGAAGTGAACTATGTCGGGAGGTCGTCCGTGAAGGGTACTACAACAATGAATGAAGCCATTACGGGCGATGTCTTTAGATTCTGGAGAGACAAATCCAGCTTCTACATTTATGTATCGGATTTGCTTCATATATTGTAACAAAGCTTACGGACTAACTACGATTTTTTGAAAATTTCTCGTAATTTTTTTAAGCTTCGTCGAACAGTTTTATGAAGTAAACTTGACACTCAATATTCTAATCTTTCTACCTAAAGATGGAAGTGCATTTAAATCACATTTACCCGATCTTTATTTGATCCCCGGATGCGATCAATGCAATTCAGGAATCGATAAAAATCGAGTTCAAAACTTTAATAAATAGTTTGAGATTTCTGTATCGAATATGACGAAAATATTTCTACTTTCCTAAAGCAAAGAAGTTGTCTTCAGCTAGAACGATCGCCAAATTTCTCTCACGACTTGCCGCGCAACTTCAAACGGTTGACTCGCAGGCGGCAGCGGAATTGCCTCATTTGAGAACACATAGTAAATTTCACCCGCGTCACTCACCTCGAAATTCGCATCATATTCACGCGCCCACAGATCAAGATGACGACGAGCGATTTCTGGCTCAAGTCGAGTGGCTCTGGAAAAATCAAGCAGCGAAATCCGTCCCTGCTTGAGATGGAGTAATTGAAAAAATCGATCGCGAATTGCGTGACGGTTCGCCTTAGAGCTGGCGTAGAGCAGTAAACCGCCGATCGCACTTGGAGTTAGCCCGAAAAATACGAGTAGAATCACAAGAATCGTGGAAGCCCAAACTGGAGGTTGCAGCGCTAAAATCGTCAGCGAAAGCGCGATCGACACTACGCCACCACCGCATAGAAAGACACTTCCCAAGGCTTTACTTGCCACGCTCCAGAATCGATTCATGCGCTACTCCACGGAAAAACTCTCGATCGCGATTAGTCATAGCCTAACTTGTTTTTTTACGATCGATTTGATCGGTTTTCCGACTCTCTTCCCTCTGAAAGTAGATAGCTGAATTTCCTTGCCGTACGTTACTTTAGAAATCAGCCCTGTTCCCATTTCTTCTATGTTTTCTAGACTTGTTCAAACTAGCTCTCGTCAAGGTGAAATCGTAGAAGTCGTTTTCCGAAATGGATGGGACTATATGCGGCGACTGCTCACAGGTGGTAAGGTCGATGAGCCGAAACTGCCCCCGCCCGCTGTCCTACGAAATATCCTGGTTGATCTCGGTCCGGTCTACGTCAAACTCGGACAACTTCTTAGCACTCGTCCCGATCTTTTACCTGCTGAGTATATTGAGGCGCTGTCTACTCTTCAAGCTGAAGTACCTCCGATAGATTGGGCTGAAGTCGAAGTGATGTTGCGAAAACAATTCAGCCAGCCGATCGAAGAAATTTTCGCCTCGATTAACTACAAGCCAGTTGCGGCAGGCTCGATCGCGCAAACGCACCGAGCCGTTTTAAAAGATGGTCGAGCCGTGGCGCTAAAAGTTCAGCGTCCGGGACTGAGTTCTGTTGTTGAGCAAGACATTTCTCTGATTCGTCTGGTTGCGCGGTTAGTCGCTCAGACGGAATTCGGGCAGTACTACGATATTGTGTCGATCGCTGAAGAATTCGCGGAAGCTCTGAGAAATGAACTCGATTTCACTCAAGAAGCGCGATATACCGATCAACTCCGGCAGAATTTAAGTAATACTCGTTGGTTTAATTCCAATCAGCTAGTTGTGCCGCAAATCTACTGGGAATACACCACTGATAAGCTGATCACAATGGAATGGTTGGATGGTGGGGCAATTCTGTCTGCTTTTCCGCCGATCAGCTTTGATGGCACCACAGATTTACAAGCGCGAGAAGAGATTTCAACCCTATTACTTAGAGCATTCTTCCAGCAGATTTGTTTAGATGGCTTTTTCCACGCCGATCCACATCCGGGAAATGTCTTTTATCTCAATGATGGTAGAGTTGCATTGCTTGATTGCGGCATGGTCGGGCGACTTGATCCGAGAACACAGCAGCTTATTTTGGAACTGGTGTTAGCGATCGTCAATCTCGATGCTCAAAGGTGTACTCAATTAGTGCTCCAACTTGCGCCACCTGTACAACCCATTAATCGCGTCAAGCTCGAAACAGAGTTCGATCGATTATTGCGCCGCTACTATAGTATGAACATTTCGCAAGTCAACTTTAGTAAGTTGGTGTATGAAGTGCTGCAAGTGGTTCGAGATAACAAAGTGCGCGTTCCTGGAAACTTAGGACTTTGTGCAAAAGCGATCGCGAATTTAGAAGGGATTGCTCGATCGCTTGATCCGAATTTCAACATTCCAAATAAAATTCGCCCAATGATGACCGAGGTATTTCAGCGGCAGATTGTTGGGGAAGCTCCGCTCATTGCACTATTACGAACCGCGTTAGATGTGAAAAATCTATCGCTGCAATCTCCGCGACAGGTGGAATTGTTGCTCGATCGCGTTACTTCTGAAACGTTGCAGTGGAATTTCTCGATTCGTGAAGCAGAACCTATCAGACGCACGATCGATTCTTCAGCGAATCGACTGTCCTTCAGTATCGTTGTTGGCTCGTTGATTATGGGAGCCGCAATCATCTCTTCCAATACTCAATCGAGTCAGGTGTATTGGGTCAGTGATGTACTGTTCGCAGCGGCGAGTTTTCTGGGTCTTTGGTTGATTCTGAGCATTCTGCGATCGGGTCCACTCCGTTAGAAGACTAACAGCGGTTTTTGTCCGTGATCAGGAATAATAATTACCTGGACTTACAATAATTACTTGGACTCATAATAATTATCTGGACTAGGTAATAGTTATCTGAACTAGTACTTTATGAGAAAACCTTTAAGATTTGTGAAGAACGAGTTAGAAAAGCTTCTCAGAATTATGGGTAATTAAAAAGTGTATAGTTCAGTAATACCCCGTACCAATTCCAAGCAGAATTGGGGCATAGCGAACGGCAACGGAGTGTCCTGAGTAGGTTAATTCTGCCTAAAGATCGCAAGTCCAATTCAGCCAATGGCAGAGTTAGACGACAGCTATTTTTAGTTGCCGTGACGATTGGAACAACAGTAGTCTGCTAGTGCCATAAGTATTACTGTTTGCTAAGTGGTTGTATGCCATCAGGGCAAAGCGCGACTTTGTAGGAAGTGCTTATTCATTTGCTTGATCCAAGAGAAGTGCAACGCGTGAATTATGAAGCAAGCGATCGCTTGTGCCTATGTTAATTTTGCTTTTGAAGCTGCGTAGGAGCTAATCATTAACCACCATAACCATGCTTGAAGCTTCAACCAGTACCACTGCAAGCAAGCTCACTAATGCTACCGCTTTACCGAAATCATTCCCAAGAAGCACTATTTTGCGCCGTTGGCTCCACTCCTCATTAAGCTAAGTGTAGAGAGTGCTGCTGCGATCGCCCCTTGAACTACATTTGACTGCTTAACTTTAGGATAAATGCCAGCCCGTCTCTCGAACTGATTTCTTGTCGGAAAAACGTTCTCCTCGCGATAACGCTCTGTGACCCAATGGATACGACGCACAGCTATCTGTTCAGGTGTTTCAACAACTTCAGCCAAAGCCTGTGTAGTAAGCGGTAGCTTGTCAAGATTACCTCTAATTTTTGTTAACTCTCCGATCTCCCGACCCAGCACAGATGCCGTAATTTGTTTAGGACGACTTGGGGAAAATAGAAGAAGATTTGCTGCCTCTAGAATAGCATTTGACCAATCAGCATCTCGCTCAGACCAATTAATCTGACCAGAAGTGCGAGGTGTGGCAACCCTTGTCGATGAAGGGCAATGCTCACTAAACCACTTTGCATCGTATCTACTTAATCGATTGTAGGCACGAGGAGCTAACATCCTCAGTTCCTTCAGCTCTGCCTCTGGACATTTTTCTCTAATAGCGAGCCACTCGTCTCGGTAAAGCTGTTGCTCATCTACTTTTGAAGGTTGGCATCGCCGACGAGTAATCTCTGCACCAATTCCAATTGGAAAGACTGCCTGTCTTGGCAGCGGTAAATTTAATCGAGCAGCTTGCCGCTTCACAGTCTTGTCATGAACACCTAATCTTCGCGCCATTTCATGTACGCTAATGTATGGATTCGCCCAAAATGTTTTTAGAGCTGTTTCCCAAACGATTCCATAGGACTCTACCCTACTAAAGCGAAATCCCGCCTCACTGCTGGAATCAGGACCCAGACGAGCATACGTAAATCCACATGCACACTGAAATCTACCCACTGGTCTATGACCAGGTGTTATGGAGTAATCTAACGAAAATTCTTTAATACAGATCTGCTTAAAATTTTCACATACAGGGTTTAGACAAGGCCAAGGTCCATAACCAAATGGACGAAATTCATGGGATAGCTGAAAAAACTCCTCAAGTGTATGGCCGAGAAACTGAATAAATAGTAAGTAATGTGTTATCGGCTGTAATTCCTGCTTGTTCCTGTAAGTTAACCTATGTACCCAAGAATGTCTATCCATTCCATCCTTTCCGACACGAATTTCGCAGTTGAGTAGCGTGAGTATTTCTGAAGGGTAATAGTTTAGAAATTCACTGCTTAACTCCTTACGACGGCTAGTTGTTCCTTGATAGGTTGCCCACCCTTTATCTACTAGTATTTTGATCCATCTTGCGTGGAGTTGTTCAGAACTAGAAACTAAACCCTTTTGATTGAGAAGCCACAAAGCATCACGAGAAATTTGTAGAAGGATTTTGTGAACTAGCTTGTTTAAGCTAAGAGGGCGCGGAGTAACATCATGAGTACCTTTTACTGCTGAAATGAATGTGTCAGCCTTTGCTGGGTTTTGAATAGATACATGACTTGCCTCTAAAAAAACAGCATGGATTGGACAGACTTTTACACCAAGAGCTTGATGAACACGATGCCAGTAGGGTTCGCCAAACAAATTTGTATCATCTTCTACACAGAGAGGACAAAATTGCAGGAATTTTAATTGTCGCATATATAAAATTCCTAAAAGGGAATGAACGCTACCTCTCTCTGAATGCTGCATTACTTCTCGAACACGTTGAATGCGCTCCTGAGGGCAAAATGGACTGTAGAAAGGCAACATCGTATGATTGTCAATAAGCTCGTCAACTGTGTAGCTGTGTCTAGGCGGTAGATTATTAACTAAGTACCCTAGTCGATTTGGCAGATCGTAAGTTGCATGTCCCCATTTAGAACCAAATAGCGCCTCCATTGTGTAATGAGGTCTAGGAAACTGCATATGGTCTTGAAAAGCTGCACACATGCTATACAGAAGCTCATCAGGACGACCTGTAGGGAAGTAGGGAATTACTGCGTTATGAGAATTCATGAGACCTCTTACTTGCACTTCTCAAAATCGGAATTCTGCATCTGAAAGCCCTGCTCTTAATTCACTACAAAACTTGCAATACACTGATTAAACGGTTTAGTAAACGTAGACATCAAGGTTTTGGATGTGATTGGCTTGGAGTAAAGATTCATAGGGAGTGACATCATTGGTTCGTCCAATCATGATTACTTCTAATATTCCCCCTTTGTAAATAACAGTCTTCTGCTTCTTTGCCTTCCTTGTTTTTTTTGGACTTCCACCTTCTTTACTTGTGGAGATGTTATTTCGCTGGTCACCAGTCTGCTGACCAGTTCTACTCAAGGATGTTTCTACTTTCACCGTTGAAACAGGAAGTTTGAGCAAAGCGTCATTTACATGTCCCTTAATATCAATTGCATCGTGAAGATCCTTGTAACGACTCAATGCACTCTCGTCTCCAGAGCGAAGTGCCTCCAACATGGGTTGAAGAAGTGAGAGTGATTCGCGAACCGAACG contains:
- a CDS encoding TnsD family Tn7-like transposition protein, which codes for MNSHNAVIPYFPTGRPDELLYSMCAAFQDHMQFPRPHYTMEALFGSKWGHATYDLPNRLGYLVNNLPPRHSYTVDELIDNHTMLPFYSPFCPQERIQRVREVMQHSERGSVHSLLGILYMRQLKFLQFCPLCVEDDTNLFGEPYWHRVHQALGVKVCPIHAVFLEASHVSIQNPAKADTFISAVKGTHDVTPRPLSLNKLVHKILLQISRDALWLLNQKGLVSSSEQLHARWIKILVDKGWATYQGTTSRRKELSSEFLNYYPSEILTLLNCEIRVGKDGMDRHSWVHRLTYRNKQELQPITHYLLFIQFLGHTLEEFFQLSHEFRPFGYGPWPCLNPVCENFKQICIKEFSLDYSITPGHRPVGRFQCACGFTYARLGPDSSSEAGFRFSRVESYGIVWETALKTFWANPYISVHEMARRLGVHDKTVKRQAARLNLPLPRQAVFPIGIGAEITRRRCQPSKVDEQQLYRDEWLAIREKCPEAELKELRMLAPRAYNRLSRYDAKWFSEHCPSSTRVATPRTSGQINWSERDADWSNAILEAANLLLFSPSRPKQITASVLGREIGELTKIRGNLDKLPLTTQALAEVVETPEQIAVRRIHWVTERYREENVFPTRNQFERRAGIYPKVKQSNVVQGAIAAALSTLSLMRSGANGAK